A portion of the Flavobacterium magnum genome contains these proteins:
- a CDS encoding ABC transporter ATP-binding protein: MSNILEVTKVVKQYGNYTALNEVSITVPKGSIYGLLGPNGAGKTSLIRIINQITMPDSGTVLLDGEPLQPKHVQHIGYLPEERGLYKTMKVGEQCLYLAQMKGLSKAEAKAQLDYWFDRLEIQGWWDKKIQELSKGMAQKIQFVVCVLHKPKLLIFDEPFSGFDPVNANIIKDEILELQKQGSTIIFSTHRMESVEELCDHIALIHQSNKLIEGKLSDVKKQFRTNSFEVGIMTSNVEGLMYDLTQKFTVGQADFKSLNDDLKLEIRIGDAPANELLHILMQRGQVTHFMEKIPSVNDIFIQTVSQK; this comes from the coding sequence ATGAGTAATATACTTGAAGTGACGAAGGTCGTAAAGCAATACGGCAATTACACTGCTTTGAATGAAGTGTCCATAACGGTTCCCAAAGGCAGTATTTACGGACTGTTAGGCCCCAACGGCGCCGGGAAGACTTCCCTGATCCGGATCATCAACCAAATTACGATGCCGGACAGCGGCACCGTGCTCCTTGACGGGGAACCGCTGCAACCCAAACATGTACAGCACATCGGCTATCTTCCTGAAGAGCGTGGGTTATATAAAACGATGAAGGTGGGGGAGCAGTGCCTGTATCTTGCCCAAATGAAAGGCCTTTCAAAGGCAGAGGCCAAAGCACAACTTGATTACTGGTTCGATCGCCTCGAAATCCAGGGCTGGTGGGATAAGAAAATCCAGGAATTGTCGAAAGGGATGGCGCAAAAAATCCAATTCGTCGTTTGCGTGCTGCACAAGCCCAAATTGCTGATTTTTGACGAGCCGTTTTCCGGATTTGATCCCGTAAACGCAAATATCATTAAGGACGAAATCCTCGAATTGCAGAAACAGGGTTCTACAATCATTTTCTCTACACACCGCATGGAAAGCGTCGAGGAACTTTGCGATCACATAGCGCTGATCCACCAATCCAATAAGTTGATCGAAGGAAAACTCAGCGATGTCAAGAAGCAATTCCGCACCAACAGTTTTGAGGTGGGCATCATGACATCAAATGTGGAAGGACTGATGTACGACCTGACACAAAAATTTACCGTCGGGCAGGCTGACTTCAAATCACTCAACGACGACCTTAAACTTGAAATCCGGATTGGCGATGCGCCTGCCAACGAATTGCTGCACATCCTGATGCAACGCGGGCAGGTGACTCACTTTATGGAAAAAATCCCAAGTGTAAACGATATCTTCATCCAAACTGTCAGCCAAAAATAA
- the dnaJ gene encoding molecular chaperone DnaJ, producing MKKDFYEILGISKGADAAEIKKAYRKKAIEYHPDKNPGDKQAEENFKAAAEAYEVLSDPQKKAKYDQFGHQAFDGSGGFNGGGMNMDDIFSQFGDIFGSFGGGFGGFGGGGGGQRRVKGSNLRIKVKLTLEEVANGVEKKIKVKRSVQAPGVKYKTCPTCNGSGQVMRVTNTILGRMQSASTCSACGGSGQIIETRPNNADAHGMISQEETVSIKIPAGVTDGMQLKVANKGNDAPGNGIPGDLIVAIEELEHETLKREGENLHLDLYISIAEAALGISKDIEAVNGKVRIKLEEGIQSGKILRLKNKGIPSINGYGTGDLLVHINVWTPKNLSKEQRQFFEKSLTDPNFIPNPEKSEKSFFEKVKDMFS from the coding sequence ATGAAAAAAGATTTTTACGAAATATTGGGCATTTCCAAAGGAGCTGATGCTGCTGAAATCAAAAAAGCGTATCGCAAAAAGGCCATTGAGTACCATCCTGACAAAAATCCGGGAGACAAGCAGGCCGAGGAAAACTTCAAGGCTGCAGCCGAAGCCTATGAGGTGCTGAGCGATCCGCAGAAAAAAGCTAAGTACGACCAGTTTGGACACCAGGCTTTCGACGGCAGCGGCGGATTTAACGGTGGCGGCATGAATATGGATGACATTTTCAGCCAGTTCGGCGATATCTTCGGAAGTTTTGGCGGTGGTTTCGGTGGATTTGGCGGCGGCGGCGGTGGCCAGCGTAGGGTGAAAGGCAGTAACCTGCGCATCAAAGTCAAGCTCACGCTTGAAGAAGTGGCGAATGGGGTCGAAAAGAAAATAAAAGTGAAACGCAGCGTGCAGGCACCCGGCGTAAAATATAAAACATGCCCTACGTGTAATGGTTCAGGACAGGTCATGCGCGTCACCAACACGATTTTGGGACGAATGCAGTCCGCGTCAACCTGCAGCGCATGTGGCGGATCGGGGCAGATTATCGAGACCCGTCCAAACAACGCCGATGCGCACGGCATGATTTCGCAGGAAGAAACCGTATCGATCAAGATCCCGGCGGGTGTCACTGACGGGATGCAACTGAAGGTGGCCAATAAAGGGAACGACGCGCCAGGCAACGGCATTCCTGGTGACCTGATTGTCGCCATTGAAGAGCTCGAGCACGAAACGCTGAAAAGGGAAGGGGAGAACCTGCACCTTGATTTGTACATCAGCATTGCCGAGGCCGCGCTCGGAATTTCAAAAGATATTGAAGCGGTTAACGGTAAAGTCAGGATCAAGCTCGAGGAAGGGATCCAATCGGGTAAAATCCTGAGGCTGAAAAATAAGGGAATCCCGAGCATCAACGGTTATGGAACGGGAGACCTTCTGGTGCACATCAACGTATGGACACCGAAGAACCTCAGTAAGGAACAACGCCAGTTTTTTGAGAAATCACTGACAGATCCGAACTTCATTCCGAACCCGGAAAAATCAGAAAAATCTTTTTTTGAAAAAGTTAAGGATATGTTTTCATGA
- a CDS encoding GNAT family N-acetyltransferase, protein MSKVIETPRLILRELTFSDAPGMFRLDSDPEVHRFLGNNPVTTMQQVEDVIGMIHEQYAQNGIGRWAVTLKETGAFLGWSGLKLESDKNGYDRFYDLGYRLIPEYWGKGYATESAEAFVAFGFRELQLEKICGYTAQGNLSSAKVLQKAGLCFTNTFACDGETCNWYELDRNVWATG, encoded by the coding sequence ATGAGTAAGGTTATCGAAACGCCACGGTTGATCCTGCGTGAACTCACATTCTCCGATGCGCCGGGGATGTTCAGGCTCGACTCAGACCCTGAAGTGCATCGTTTTCTTGGCAACAATCCGGTGACGACAATGCAGCAGGTTGAAGATGTTATTGGGATGATTCACGAACAATACGCGCAAAACGGCATCGGACGCTGGGCCGTGACATTAAAAGAAACGGGTGCGTTTTTAGGATGGTCCGGACTGAAGCTTGAAAGCGATAAAAATGGGTACGATCGGTTTTATGACCTCGGTTACCGCCTTATTCCTGAATACTGGGGAAAGGGATACGCCACGGAAAGTGCAGAGGCGTTTGTTGCATTTGGTTTCCGGGAACTGCAGCTGGAAAAAATTTGCGGGTACACCGCACAGGGTAATCTAAGTTCTGCCAAAGTGTTACAGAAAGCCGGTTTGTGTTTTACGAACACTTTTGCATGCGATGGTGAAACCTGTAATTGGTATGAACTTGATCGCAATGTATGGGCAACCGGATGA
- a CDS encoding NUDIX hydrolase translates to MEFDYFLELLPKIGKVMLPGEPAHAKMSPPERRAAMETLDWNTINPRQAAVLVLFYPKGSRTHLVLILRNSYKGVHSSQIAFPGGKVESYDCSKQATALRETSEEVGVGPDFLEIVRPLSEVYIPPSNFLVAPFLAVSRTTPSFVPDPREVAGIIELPLEALFDDGNVKVKSIHTSYANNVDVPVFDFDGQIVWGATAMMLGELKEVLNNAVNG, encoded by the coding sequence ATGGAATTCGATTATTTTCTTGAACTGCTTCCAAAAATAGGAAAAGTTATGCTACCGGGCGAACCTGCGCATGCTAAAATGTCGCCGCCTGAGCGCAGGGCGGCCATGGAAACGCTTGACTGGAACACTATAAATCCGAGGCAGGCTGCCGTATTGGTACTGTTTTACCCTAAAGGCTCCAGGACGCATCTTGTGCTGATTTTGCGCAACTCTTACAAAGGGGTGCATTCCTCGCAGATTGCTTTCCCCGGAGGCAAAGTCGAATCTTATGACTGTTCGAAGCAAGCCACGGCTTTGCGTGAGACCAGCGAAGAAGTCGGTGTAGGGCCTGACTTTTTAGAAATCGTGCGTCCCCTGTCTGAAGTCTATATCCCGCCCAGTAACTTCCTTGTCGCGCCCTTTTTGGCGGTCAGCCGCACCACACCCTCCTTTGTGCCTGATCCGCGCGAGGTGGCCGGTATCATCGAATTGCCGCTGGAAGCTTTATTTGACGATGGTAACGTTAAAGTAAAATCCATACACACCTCGTACGCCAACAACGTAGACGTTCCCGTATTCGATTTTGACGGACAAATCGTCTGGGGCGCCACTGCCATGATGCTCGGCGAACTTAAAGAAGTGCTAAACAACGCGGTCAACGGTTAA
- a CDS encoding TIGR01777 family oxidoreductase, with protein MKILITGATGLIGKALVSTLLRHGHDIHYLTTSKGSLATESHFRGFYWNPEKSEIDGRAIDGVETIIHLAGANISKRWTNKYKQEIIESRVLSGNLLFSTLKNNPHQVKHLISASATGIYPDSLKNVYTEDTKEVDQGFLGHVVEKWEQVADKFKLLNIKVAKIRTGIVLSDQGGALPEMVRPVTLGLGAAFGSGKQYQSWIHIDDLVGIYRMAADQQWAGAFNAVAPHPVTNREMMKTIARTLKKPFFMPNIPEFLMQMVLGEMHTVLYASQNASATKVRDWGYQFQYDYLEQALRQLLTKS; from the coding sequence ATGAAAATACTGATCACCGGTGCGACAGGCCTGATAGGGAAAGCACTCGTCTCAACGCTCCTGCGCCACGGGCACGACATTCATTACCTGACAACGTCAAAAGGATCCCTGGCGACTGAATCACACTTCAGGGGATTTTACTGGAATCCCGAAAAAAGTGAGATCGACGGCCGCGCCATCGACGGCGTGGAGACTATTATTCACCTTGCCGGCGCAAACATCAGCAAACGTTGGACCAACAAATACAAGCAGGAAATTATCGAAAGCCGGGTGCTATCGGGAAATTTACTTTTCAGCACACTTAAGAATAACCCGCATCAGGTGAAGCACCTCATTTCGGCATCAGCTACAGGCATTTATCCAGACAGCCTTAAAAACGTATATACAGAAGATACCAAAGAAGTCGATCAAGGTTTTCTCGGACATGTCGTCGAAAAGTGGGAGCAGGTCGCCGATAAATTCAAGCTCCTTAATATAAAGGTGGCAAAAATCCGGACCGGTATCGTCTTGTCCGATCAGGGCGGCGCACTTCCTGAAATGGTACGACCTGTCACCTTGGGATTGGGTGCCGCATTCGGGAGTGGCAAACAGTACCAATCCTGGATCCATATAGATGACCTTGTTGGTATTTACCGCATGGCTGCTGACCAGCAATGGGCGGGGGCGTTCAATGCGGTTGCGCCGCATCCGGTGACCAACAGGGAAATGATGAAAACCATTGCCCGTACGCTTAAGAAACCTTTCTTCATGCCCAACATACCGGAATTCCTGATGCAGATGGTGTTGGGCGAAATGCATACCGTGTTGTATGCGAGCCAGAACGCCAGCGCTACAAAAGTGCGCGATTGGGGTTACCAGTTTCAGTATGACTACCTGGAGCAGGCACTCCGGCAGTTGCTTACCAAATCCTGA
- a CDS encoding iron chaperone translates to MESNSDAVSQFIDGFPEATRNRLQAVRETILRAAPEAQEYIGYMMPAYKLHGPLVYFSGYKNHIGFYPGASGVAHFKEELSDYKTAKGSIQFPLDQPVPIELIRKIVTFRVKENLERAAAKALKKN, encoded by the coding sequence ATGGAAAGCAATTCGGACGCAGTCAGCCAGTTTATTGATGGATTTCCCGAAGCCACACGCAACAGGCTTCAAGCCGTGCGCGAAACCATTCTTCGTGCGGCACCTGAAGCGCAGGAATACATCGGCTACATGATGCCCGCTTATAAATTACATGGTCCGTTGGTATACTTTTCCGGATATAAAAACCACATCGGGTTTTATCCCGGAGCATCGGGAGTGGCACATTTTAAAGAGGAACTGTCAGACTACAAGACGGCCAAAGGTTCGATACAATTCCCTCTTGATCAACCCGTTCCCATAGAGCTGATCCGGAAGATCGTGACTTTTCGTGTTAAGGAAAATCTGGAAAGAGCCGCCGCAAAAGCCCTAAAAAAGAACTAG
- a CDS encoding GNAT family N-acetyltransferase → MIHYVKTDSENPDFIALVRLLDADLAIRDGEDHAFYDQFNKIATLKNVVVAYDNDVAVGCGAFKEYTPELAEVKRMFVPENRRGEGIASGILAVLEAWILQSGYRGCILETGIKQPEAIALYRKNGYRVIPNFGQYEGIENSVCFEKVF, encoded by the coding sequence ATGATTCATTATGTAAAAACCGATTCTGAAAATCCGGATTTTATTGCATTGGTGCGTTTGCTGGATGCCGACCTCGCCATACGTGACGGTGAAGACCATGCGTTTTACGACCAATTCAACAAAATTGCAACGTTGAAAAACGTGGTTGTCGCTTATGACAATGACGTTGCCGTCGGGTGCGGTGCCTTTAAGGAATATACGCCGGAGTTGGCCGAAGTGAAACGGATGTTTGTGCCTGAGAACCGTCGCGGCGAAGGGATTGCCTCCGGGATTCTCGCGGTGCTCGAAGCCTGGATCCTGCAAAGCGGGTATCGGGGCTGCATTCTGGAAACCGGCATCAAGCAGCCCGAGGCTATTGCATTGTACCGAAAAAACGGTTATCGGGTGATCCCGAATTTCGGGCAGTATGAAGGCATTGAAAACAGTGTCTGTTTTGAGAAAGTATTTTAG
- a CDS encoding DUF4442 domain-containing protein, producing the protein MELTPRKINLSVLFKLPSAYLCGVRTTEINQEICRVSVRHRWINQNPFRSMYFAVQAMAAELSAGALVMKYIKESGADISMLVAESQSSFSKKATGKITFVCRDGILVKETIANAVQSGAAQTVWLLSVGTNEDNVVVSEMRFQWTVRLKA; encoded by the coding sequence ATGGAGTTGACACCCCGAAAAATCAACCTTTCCGTTTTATTTAAACTGCCGTCTGCCTACTTGTGCGGTGTGCGTACTACTGAAATCAATCAGGAAATTTGCCGTGTTTCTGTTCGGCATCGGTGGATCAACCAGAATCCTTTCCGGTCGATGTACTTTGCGGTGCAGGCCATGGCGGCTGAATTGTCTGCGGGTGCCTTAGTGATGAAATACATCAAAGAGTCAGGGGCAGACATTTCCATGCTCGTGGCCGAGTCCCAAAGCAGTTTCTCTAAAAAAGCGACCGGAAAAATCACCTTTGTGTGCCGTGACGGAATCCTTGTGAAAGAAACCATTGCGAACGCAGTGCAGAGCGGCGCGGCGCAAACGGTTTGGCTGCTGTCGGTTGGAACGAACGAGGACAATGTCGTGGTTTCAGAAATGCGATTTCAATGGACGGTGAGGTTAAAAGCTTAA
- a CDS encoding lysophospholipid acyltransferase family protein — MGLFKRNPFGHILFLKKWLIRILGALTHRRYRGFNELQIDGSEILKTLPDTNVLFISNHQTYFADVVAMFHVFNASLSGREDNIKNIGYLWNPKLNLYYVAAKETMTSGLLPKILAYAGAITVERTWRAKGKDVQREVNPNDTENIRIALNDGWVITFPQGTTKSFKPVRKGTAHIIRDHKPIVVPIVIDGFRRSFDKKGLRMKKKGILQTFQIKEPLSIDYENDSIEQIVEKVEFAIEQHPSFLKVIPQEELEFQEELNKQRKF, encoded by the coding sequence ATGGGGTTGTTTAAACGAAATCCTTTTGGGCATATTCTTTTCCTGAAGAAATGGCTCATACGCATCCTGGGCGCACTGACGCACCGGCGTTATCGGGGTTTCAATGAACTGCAGATCGACGGTTCTGAAATCCTGAAGACTTTGCCGGACACCAATGTGCTTTTTATCTCAAACCATCAAACCTATTTTGCCGACGTCGTGGCCATGTTCCATGTGTTTAACGCCAGCCTGAGCGGTAGGGAGGACAATATCAAGAACATCGGATACCTATGGAATCCAAAGCTGAACTTATATTATGTTGCGGCAAAAGAAACGATGACGTCAGGCTTACTTCCGAAAATCCTCGCTTATGCAGGAGCCATTACAGTCGAGCGGACCTGGCGCGCCAAAGGTAAGGACGTACAACGCGAGGTCAACCCGAACGATACCGAAAACATCCGGATTGCGCTCAACGACGGTTGGGTAATTACTTTTCCGCAGGGCACGACAAAGTCATTTAAACCCGTCAGGAAAGGTACGGCGCATATCATCAGGGATCACAAACCGATTGTCGTTCCGATTGTGATTGATGGCTTTCGGCGCTCTTTTGACAAAAAGGGACTGCGCATGAAGAAAAAAGGCATTCTGCAGACGTTCCAGATCAAGGAACCGCTTAGCATCGATTATGAAAATGACAGCATCGAGCAAATCGTGGAAAAAGTGGAGTTTGCCATCGAGCAGCATCCGTCATTCCTCAAAGTGATCCCGCAGGAAGAGCTGGAGTTCCAGGAGGAATTAAACAAGCAGCGTAAGTTCTAA
- a CDS encoding ABC transporter permease: protein MSTLSLIIKREFIAKVRNKSFIVMTFLSPLLVVGLISFVAFLATMKSDAKSIAVHDESGMFVKDFKSSDDYTFGDFSSVDMKVLKDSLVAERYEGIIFIPKVPDNSALQNSIQYISNDSPSMGFIGDIQDVIAASLTKSNYEKLGLDVTKIKSAEAKVNINLVKSSGEATIKGLNELKIGVGAAFGYLIMMFIIIYGNMVMRSVIEEKTNRIIEIIISSVKPFTLMMGKIIGTSLAGVLQFLIWAVVGGVLIFTVSNVFGIDTGAMSVAQPGFISGIFSYLDVVLDLPLVSLVVFFLLYFIGGYFLYSSIYASIGAAVDSETDSQQFLLPIILPLMLGVYVGFFSVLNDPHGTVAVVFSMIPLTSPIVMLMRIPFGVPWWQLAISLSLLFATFLLVVWFAAKIYRVGILMYGKKPTYKELFKWLKY from the coding sequence ATGAGTACTTTATCTTTAATAATAAAAAGGGAATTTATCGCCAAAGTGCGCAACAAGTCATTTATTGTAATGACCTTTTTGAGTCCGCTCTTGGTTGTCGGTTTGATTTCGTTCGTGGCTTTCCTGGCAACGATGAAATCGGATGCGAAGTCGATAGCCGTACATGATGAGTCGGGCATGTTCGTGAAGGACTTTAAAAGTTCCGATGACTATACATTCGGAGATTTTTCAAGCGTCGACATGAAAGTACTTAAGGACAGCCTGGTCGCTGAAAGGTACGAAGGCATTATTTTCATCCCAAAAGTTCCGGACAACTCCGCGCTTCAAAACAGCATCCAATACATTTCGAACGACAGCCCCAGCATGGGTTTTATAGGCGACATCCAGGATGTCATTGCAGCAAGCCTTACGAAATCCAATTATGAAAAACTCGGACTCGACGTTACAAAAATCAAAAGCGCTGAAGCCAAAGTCAACATCAACCTCGTGAAATCTTCTGGCGAGGCCACGATTAAAGGGCTGAATGAACTTAAAATCGGGGTCGGTGCCGCGTTTGGATACCTGATCATGATGTTCATCATCATCTACGGCAACATGGTGATGCGTAGCGTAATCGAGGAAAAAACCAACCGGATCATCGAAATCATCATCTCTTCGGTAAAACCATTTACGCTGATGATGGGAAAAATTATCGGGACGTCGCTTGCCGGTGTGCTGCAATTCCTGATTTGGGCCGTGGTCGGCGGTGTGCTGATTTTTACGGTTTCCAATGTCTTCGGGATCGATACCGGCGCAATGAGTGTCGCACAGCCAGGATTTATCAGCGGGATTTTCTCCTATCTCGATGTGGTCCTCGACTTGCCGCTGGTGTCGCTGGTTGTCTTTTTTCTGCTGTATTTCATCGGGGGCTATTTCCTGTACAGCTCCATTTATGCCTCTATTGGCGCTGCCGTTGACAGTGAAACCGATTCGCAGCAGTTCCTTCTGCCGATTATTTTGCCGTTGATGCTCGGGGTTTACGTTGGCTTTTTTAGCGTATTGAATGACCCGCACGGCACTGTGGCTGTCGTATTTTCCATGATACCATTGACGTCACCGATCGTTATGCTCATGCGGATCCCGTTTGGTGTACCGTGGTGGCAACTGGCCATTTCGTTGTCTTTATTGTTTGCAACATTTCTGCTGGTCGTCTGGTTTGCGGCCAAGATCTACCGCGTGGGTATTTTGATGTATGGCAAAAAACCGACTTACAAGGAATTATTCAAATGGCTTAAATATTAA
- a CDS encoding DEAD/DEAH box helicase, giving the protein MELKKINPSLRQALIENGLSEANELQSETFSAIKSGADVVVQSAEATGKTTTLVINVIQKLEKAQGESTRALVLVQDKEKVIEMVALFRTFANYTDLRVFGVHEKGDTDFDKNQISLGLDVLIGTPEKINHLFSTAGFNLNTIKIFAVDDADKLFKNRMDAVVQRLSMSIEKTQRLFFTTQITEKVEVLADKIMVEPLWFESEEDE; this is encoded by the coding sequence ATGGAACTCAAGAAAATCAACCCCAGTCTCAGGCAGGCACTCATAGAAAACGGTTTGTCAGAAGCCAATGAATTGCAGTCCGAAACGTTCTCGGCAATCAAGAGCGGCGCGGATGTCGTGGTACAATCTGCGGAAGCGACCGGAAAAACAACGACTTTGGTGATCAACGTCATTCAGAAACTCGAAAAAGCCCAGGGTGAAAGCACGCGCGCGCTCGTTTTGGTGCAGGATAAGGAAAAAGTCATTGAAATGGTGGCATTGTTCCGGACGTTCGCAAACTACACCGACTTACGCGTGTTTGGCGTACACGAAAAGGGCGATACCGATTTTGATAAAAACCAGATTTCACTTGGCCTGGATGTGCTGATCGGCACTCCCGAAAAAATCAACCACCTGTTTTCAACTGCTGGGTTCAACCTCAATACAATCAAAATTTTTGCCGTCGATGATGCGGATAAACTATTCAAGAACCGAATGGATGCCGTGGTGCAGCGCCTGTCGATGAGTATAGAAAAAACGCAGCGCCTTTTTTTTACGACTCAGATTACCGAGAAAGTCGAAGTGCTGGCCGACAAAATCATGGTGGAGCCACTGTGGTTTGAATCCGAGGAAGACGAATAA
- a CDS encoding DUF4268 domain-containing protein, translating to MYSKEETQRLKREFWIAFAERYPRKWLLYDTKIKDLSFKFYADNKKAQVLLEIEPRSEHKRIQYFEKLESLKNILEEEFIPELVYEKNFTQDTGKTVSRVWIEKQGLSMSNRTHWDAIFDFFYQYMDAFERFFYEYEDYLRDIEAEP from the coding sequence ATGTACAGCAAAGAAGAAACACAACGGCTCAAACGCGAATTCTGGATTGCATTTGCCGAAAGATACCCGCGTAAATGGTTGCTTTACGACACAAAAATCAAGGATCTGTCGTTTAAGTTTTATGCCGATAATAAAAAAGCCCAGGTTTTGCTGGAGATCGAACCCCGAAGCGAGCACAAACGCATACAATATTTCGAAAAACTGGAATCACTGAAAAATATACTCGAAGAGGAATTCATCCCCGAATTGGTATACGAAAAAAATTTCACGCAGGATACTGGCAAAACCGTAAGCCGCGTATGGATTGAAAAACAAGGACTCAGCATGAGCAACCGCACCCATTGGGATGCCATCTTTGATTTCTTTTATCAATACATGGACGCCTTCGAGCGGTTTTTTTACGAGTATGAAGATTACCTCCGCGATATTGAAGCGGAACCGTGA
- a CDS encoding nucleotide exchange factor GrpE, with protein sequence MNTESTENEQELDAATIENNANGEQLIVEELTAEEQMAKDLANEKDKFLRLFAEFENYKKRTSKERLDLYKTANQDVLQAMLPVLDDFDRAITEIRKSEDDVLLRGVELIHEKLKNTLVSKGLEEVTIKAGDIFDADIAEAITQIPAPSPNLKGKIVDVIEKGYKLGDRIIRFPKVVTGQ encoded by the coding sequence ATGAATACCGAAAGCACAGAAAATGAGCAGGAGCTGGACGCAGCCACTATTGAAAACAATGCCAATGGCGAACAGCTTATCGTAGAAGAATTGACCGCTGAAGAGCAAATGGCAAAAGATCTTGCGAATGAAAAAGACAAATTCCTGCGCCTTTTTGCCGAGTTTGAAAATTACAAAAAGAGGACTTCTAAAGAACGTTTGGACCTGTATAAAACTGCCAATCAGGACGTATTGCAGGCAATGCTGCCGGTCCTGGACGACTTTGACCGCGCCATTACGGAGATCAGGAAGTCTGAGGATGATGTATTGCTGCGCGGTGTCGAACTGATTCACGAAAAATTAAAGAACACTTTGGTTTCCAAAGGCTTGGAAGAGGTAACCATCAAGGCTGGCGATATTTTCGACGCGGATATTGCTGAAGCCATTACGCAAATTCCGGCGCCTTCGCCTAACCTGAAAGGTAAGATCGTCGATGTGATTGAAAAGGGCTACAAACTCGGAGACCGCATTATCAGATTCCCGAAAGTAGTGACCGGTCAGTAA
- a CDS encoding HNH endonuclease yields the protein MFRLFPDEEFREVTIPFNLKFRYAVSNHGRLVSFTDNPKNGTLLKGGRSDGYKTIQCKVRIDGKVVNKNILLYRLVAELFLTPPSPEHKFILHKDHDRANDHYKNLLWATYEEKLAHHKASPHVIKAKKKLIEYNIKADGKKLSVTKVIYIKKLLQDPNRKTRLKMIAKQFGVSEMQIRRIQSGENWSSVKV from the coding sequence ATGTTCAGATTATTTCCGGATGAAGAATTCAGGGAAGTCACGATTCCCTTTAATCTGAAATTCCGTTACGCAGTGTCAAACCATGGCCGGCTTGTCAGTTTTACCGACAATCCAAAAAATGGAACCCTGCTTAAAGGCGGAAGATCAGATGGTTACAAAACGATACAATGCAAGGTGCGTATCGATGGCAAAGTTGTCAATAAGAATATCCTGCTGTACAGGCTGGTCGCAGAATTGTTTCTCACACCGCCGTCCCCCGAGCACAAATTCATCCTGCACAAAGACCATGACCGTGCAAATGACCACTACAAAAACCTGCTCTGGGCCACTTACGAAGAAAAGCTGGCGCACCACAAGGCCAGTCCACACGTAATCAAGGCCAAAAAGAAACTCATCGAGTACAACATCAAGGCAGACGGCAAGAAACTCAGCGTAACCAAAGTGATCTACATTAAAAAACTGTTGCAGGATCCGAATCGGAAAACGCGACTGAAAATGATTGCAAAGCAGTTTGGCGTCAGCGAAATGCAGATCCGCAGGATCCAAAGCGGTGAAAACTGGAGTTCTGTAAAGGTTTAA
- a CDS encoding putative signal transducing protein — translation MALIRIFSGGAILALRLKEMLESEGVRVVIKDDIQSAIWGGYGTSDLAVELYIHESDYGFVADSIDEFNNSLGHE, via the coding sequence ATGGCGTTAATCAGGATATTTTCAGGTGGCGCGATCCTGGCGTTGCGGCTTAAGGAAATGTTAGAATCCGAGGGCGTCCGTGTTGTGATCAAAGACGACATCCAATCAGCAATATGGGGCGGTTATGGCACATCGGACCTGGCCGTGGAATTGTACATCCACGAATCAGACTACGGTTTTGTAGCGGACAGCATTGATGAATTCAACAACAGCCTCGGCCATGAGTAA